The following are encoded in a window of Spirochaeta cellobiosiphila DSM 17781 genomic DNA:
- the fliF gene encoding flagellar basal-body MS-ring/collar protein FliF yields MNEWIKKVLDQVKNLWSKWSLIQKLILGAVILVGFGAVLFLVRFNTTPSMTPLLGIPITDQQKRDSIGIKLDEEGIPYTITDDNRIFVEDPESARRAKSILIREDLMPDNVDPWDLFDQDRWTLTDFERNVNLQRSIVKSLEQHISALDDIDSVNVNLVIPDDALFAEDQNPVTASVQITPKPGSDIITNRKKIEGIVKLIQFSVEGLNEDTIVITDQRGVMLNDFTGMEDMDRIEQAKRELLVKKDLENRYKNTILKALQTIYTSDRVQIINLDIDLDMGKKTENTVEYFPITMQPDDPSTPYSELQVIESTPLSEQKNVKEYEGTGFNPEGPSGQESQTPPGYKDLEGLVGRYRDNSEMTNYAVNQKESKEEKSPWTIKRVTIGVALDGKWERKYDDKGRPLLDSDGSLLREYTPVSDNDLKAARALLEPAIGYNQDRGDLVSVQHISFDHTSQFEKEDEAYRKRQQLQRTIIGAMIVIAIVLIAFIAFRLVSREMERRRRLREEELSRQHQAMREAALRSAEEEGVDVEMSVAERARLEMQENAINMAREHPEDVAQLIRSWLAEE; encoded by the coding sequence ATGAACGAATGGATAAAAAAAGTCTTAGATCAAGTAAAGAATCTTTGGTCTAAATGGAGTTTAATTCAAAAACTCATTCTCGGCGCTGTAATTCTTGTGGGATTTGGTGCAGTCTTGTTTTTGGTACGTTTTAATACTACTCCAAGTATGACTCCTCTTTTGGGCATACCAATAACTGATCAACAGAAAAGAGACTCTATTGGTATCAAGTTGGATGAAGAAGGTATTCCATACACTATCACCGATGATAACCGTATCTTTGTTGAAGATCCTGAAAGTGCCAGGAGGGCCAAATCTATTCTTATAAGAGAAGATTTGATGCCTGATAATGTAGACCCCTGGGATTTATTTGATCAGGATAGATGGACTTTAACTGATTTTGAGAGAAATGTTAATTTGCAGCGGTCCATTGTTAAAAGTCTTGAACAACATATCTCCGCATTAGATGATATAGACAGTGTGAATGTTAATTTAGTAATTCCAGACGATGCTCTTTTTGCTGAAGATCAAAATCCCGTTACTGCTTCTGTACAGATAACACCAAAACCAGGTTCAGATATTATCACAAATCGTAAGAAAATTGAAGGTATCGTTAAACTGATACAATTTAGTGTTGAAGGATTAAATGAAGATACTATTGTAATAACAGATCAACGAGGTGTAATGCTAAATGATTTTACTGGCATGGAAGATATGGATCGTATTGAACAAGCTAAAAGAGAGTTATTGGTTAAGAAAGACTTAGAGAATAGATATAAAAACACTATTTTGAAAGCATTACAAACTATATATACATCAGATCGCGTTCAAATTATAAACCTGGATATAGATTTAGATATGGGGAAGAAAACAGAAAATACTGTTGAATATTTTCCAATAACTATGCAACCAGATGATCCTTCCACACCATACAGTGAACTTCAAGTTATAGAATCTACTCCCTTAAGTGAGCAAAAAAACGTAAAGGAATATGAAGGGACAGGCTTTAATCCAGAAGGGCCTTCTGGACAAGAAAGTCAAACTCCTCCTGGGTATAAGGATCTAGAAGGTTTGGTTGGGCGTTATAGGGATAACTCAGAAATGACGAACTATGCTGTAAACCAGAAAGAAAGTAAGGAAGAAAAAAGTCCATGGACAATTAAAAGGGTCACTATTGGTGTTGCCTTAGATGGAAAGTGGGAACGCAAATATGATGATAAGGGTCGTCCATTACTTGATAGTGATGGTTCTTTATTACGTGAGTATACACCTGTCTCTGACAATGATCTTAAAGCTGCGAGGGCTCTATTAGAACCAGCAATCGGATACAATCAAGACCGTGGTGATTTAGTGTCGGTTCAACATATTTCCTTTGATCATACAAGTCAATTTGAAAAAGAAGATGAAGCTTATCGTAAACGTCAACAACTACAGCGAACCATTATCGGGGCTATGATAGTTATAGCTATAGTTTTAATAGCCTTTATAGCATTTAGATTAGTCTCTAGAGAAATGGAGAGAAGAAGACGTTTAAGAGAAGAAGAATTATCCAGACAACATCAGGCTATGCGGGAAGCTGCACTTAGAAGTGCTGAAGAAGAGGGCGTTGATGTTGAGATGTCAGTTGCTGAAAGGGCTCGATTGGAAATGCAAGAGAATGCGATAAATATGGCAAGGGAACATCCTGAAGATGTCGCTCAATTAATAAGATCTTGGTTAGCGGAG